A window of Sphingorhabdus lacus contains these coding sequences:
- the coxB gene encoding cytochrome c oxidase subunit II yields the protein MNMLKKILIVLAAMTMPSLAMAQTANPAPAPVTKEIAAPVVATPAAAVPETAAPAASAEAAAPKSMDGSLPGYTPMKPTEGIGMPKPKEIDFQEQFSENGQYAKWINNSILLPIITVISLFVLGLLLWVIIRFNRRANPVPSKTTHNTFIEIVWTLVPVLILLGIAYPSLDLLAKQFKPAPADAVTIKVTGYQWYWGYSYPDHGGFEVVSNMLKEKGDVAPGERFRTENDGPGQLAVDNRMVVPAGVPLRIQTTAADVIHAFAVPSLWFKLDAVPGRLNEKSLTITKPGVYFGQCSELCGARHGFMPIAVEALPPEKFAAWVKAQGGQMPGEAAAAAASPAPAAAATPAAAATTPSAAPAAAVTK from the coding sequence GCGCCTGTGACCAAGGAAATTGCCGCACCCGTTGTGGCAACGCCTGCTGCTGCAGTACCCGAAACCGCAGCACCTGCTGCGTCTGCCGAGGCTGCTGCTCCAAAATCCATGGACGGTTCTTTGCCGGGCTACACCCCGATGAAACCGACCGAAGGTATTGGCATGCCAAAACCTAAAGAAATCGATTTTCAGGAACAGTTCAGCGAAAATGGCCAATATGCCAAATGGATCAACAACAGCATCTTGCTGCCGATCATCACCGTCATCTCGCTCTTTGTATTGGGGCTTTTGCTCTGGGTAATCATCCGGTTCAACCGCCGTGCCAACCCGGTACCGTCGAAAACGACGCATAACACGTTCATTGAAATCGTGTGGACACTCGTCCCCGTTTTGATTCTGTTGGGAATTGCCTATCCATCACTTGATCTCCTGGCAAAGCAGTTCAAGCCTGCGCCGGCAGATGCCGTTACCATCAAGGTGACCGGTTATCAGTGGTATTGGGGCTATTCCTATCCGGATCATGGTGGGTTCGAAGTCGTATCCAATATGCTGAAGGAAAAAGGCGACGTCGCGCCTGGCGAGCGTTTCCGCACTGAAAATGACGGTCCGGGCCAGTTGGCTGTAGATAATCGTATGGTAGTTCCTGCCGGCGTACCGCTTCGTATTCAGACAACTGCGGCTGATGTTATTCACGCCTTTGCGGTGCCATCGCTTTGGTTCAAACTGGACGCGGTCCCCGGTCGCCTGAACGAAAAGTCACTCACAATTACAAAGCCAGGTGTTTATTTCGGGCAATGTTCGGAGCTTTGCGGCGCGCGTCATGGTTTCATGCCGATCGCTGTGGAGGCTCTGCCTCCTGAAAAATTCGCAGCATGGGTAAAGGCACAAGGCGGGCAAATGCCCGGTGAAGCCGCGGCAGCTGCCGCGTCACCTGCACCTGCTGCCGCAGCAACACCCGCTGCCGCTGCAACCACTCCAAGCGCTGCGCCTGCCGCAGCCGTAACCAAGTAA